In Aegilops tauschii subsp. strangulata cultivar AL8/78 chromosome 3, Aet v6.0, whole genome shotgun sequence, one genomic interval encodes:
- the LOC141020690 gene encoding uncharacterized protein — protein MSNHAVAAAAAAGLLVMRSVEATASWFSVDPAPPDAGYQFAVFVKCSVKRSLEFRGRGQPPIVMHQAYIGPSNGSAMKFLVRDLSALQSDGACRWALRRMLARMPQLRVLRLSDDEWDGVVPSNVVPQIVRVACGDSATRGFTFRFVMEVDRQFIHDEQALLMACKERDLGGSDRPDNCPICLEGLDGEPAVQPPRCPHAFHRRCIFRWFCQATTCPICRSDVRICALPEFLAL, from the coding sequence ATGTCGAAtcacgccgtcgccgccgcggcgGCCGCTGGCCTATTAGTCATGCGCAGTGTCGAGGCGACCGCCAGCTGGTTCTCCGTCGATCCCGCGCCGCCCGACGCTGGGTACCAGTTCGCGGTGTTCGTGAAGTGCTCCGTGAAGCGGTCCCTGGAGTTCCGCGGACGCGGCCAGCCCCCGATCGTGATGCACCAGGCGTACATCGGGCCAAGCAACGGCTCCGCCATGAAGTTCCTCGTCAGAGACCTCTCCGCGCTCCAGAGCGACGGTGCGTGTCGCTGGGCGCTCCGCAGGATGCTGGCGAGAATGCCCCAGCTCCGGGTGCTCCGCCTTTCCGACGACGAGTGGGACGGCGTCGTACCCTCGAACGTGGTGCCGCAGATCGTCCGCGTGGCGTGCGGCGACAGCGCCACCCGCGGCTTCACTTTCCGCTTCGTCATGGAGGTGGACCGGCAGTTCATACATGACGAGCAGGCTCTCCTGATGGCGTGCAAGGAGAGGGACCTGGGCGGCAGCGACAGGCCGGACAACTGCCCTATCTGCTTGGAGGGACTGGATGGAGAGCCCGCCGTGCAGCCGCCGAGGTGCCCGCACGCCTTCCACCGCCGGTGCATTTTCAGGTGGTTCTGCCAGGCGACGACGTGCCCGATTTGCCGCAGCGACGTGAGGATCTGTGCCCTGCCGGAGTTTCTTGCTCTGTAG
- the LOC109782019 gene encoding uncharacterized protein, with product MPSPGGYAFVLNPTIVAQRTCKFFRVLIDDGSSINILYRDTMTKLGLKAEDLEPTRTIFHGIIPGLSSSPIGRVRLDVLFGDSGHFRPKPIWFEMKMPGPKGLITIVGDYRKSLECA from the exons ATGCCGAGCCCGGGTGGTTACGCCTTCGTCCTCAACCCCACCATCGTCGCTCAGCGCACATGCAAGTTCTTCCGAGTCCTCATCGACgacggcagcagcatcaacatcctctaccgcgacacgaTGACCAAGCTCGGTCTCAAGGCCGAGGACCTGGAGCCAACCCGAACGATCTTCCACGGCATCATACCCGGCCTCTCCAGCTCCCCCATTGGCCGGGTCCGGCTAGATGTCCTGTTCGGTGATAGCGGCCACTTCCGGCCCAaaccgatctggttcgag atgaagatgccgggtccCAAGGGCCTCATCACCATCGTCGGCGATTACCGCAAGTCCCTGGAGTGCGCCTGA